Proteins encoded by one window of Pelecanus crispus isolate bPelCri1 chromosome 8, bPelCri1.pri, whole genome shotgun sequence:
- the SHROOM1 gene encoding protein Shroom1 — MASSGNEIERWTHRQGGRIGELVEPVISPENGNHLSPVKSIGSVDHLLHLPGRVDSAYSSFSGASNVPEYSTPSCYGENCCLPPEQVPYMDSEYVRGIYNLSAANSDLRCLHPYKARDLSMHNNSCSTSLAERFGSTPTPGTLNQGPLPRAAPPPSPPTRLDSYKVTRHLENSRGRHNSGSRSDCSVQPAPCVLENHLADRDVPWSQHRDEITEHDIVAARRKTVEDKGLSSDSANEVPISKMQGLKLEENGEWSPSQQPIKRSNPHIFSRPSSFIFQEYLKTDSVANVPKILSAYNSVHAHKIPEEMNSRSYHPVHANPSTVNDTQEDKPYPCGVCKPTFREADLQSAAPEPSQQCLLRAELHSDLDQDVFEDSCDLKYMENALLIKNASRKLSSCTDENQCYDSEGKNGRDVREPLLNQQAKMQRSSLSCSYDTAEAEHPCCEESDQGNRQCYDNTNQMSFFRPKEDSASQVLHEVKKENQANNRSPDPSMHLEEEEPPVQKYQPEFQKQLLRQFRDDLAGEEITRQTTPMLYYLSGGKPTNILHHNKLAQCQEDSRSSPKEFPASSYSASARCLEIQRESNRLQRTNHQQQCSADDLLLETEDLILGSPASSTDESFKNDYREKLKVAQKKVLRETSFKRKDLQMSLPVRLRQKPSKRPSIEHLRSFSLSSASEDAKPVPCSPPHLESLESFNRDEEIKRPQTGRIGGRKRVTKEQKKLCYSEPEKLDQLADKELSWSQVRDEITEQEIAAGRRKTPENRGRALSSSGISRMELKQIQHTALIEYMERKINQRPGSSQHLPLHKPPLQKRLSHPRSPPGKVSDPNGSRKVQNNEVFCQAFSKEKSPDVFPPLAFVPPLSVTRRCDPSSDAAGAATLKPGPSPSKVDGSCTGKCASAESLPRADAPASGRARERSKSTPTSTQDTHRCASGAAAPSRRCESCLGTPSFHDPEKDGCKNHEYKANGITGHACCQDMKEPTPETSILIPRSGSKEDAQLEEERRTKSLNGNALMKRPEQQPAASPEQVRYCHTMPAQPHRGDKNTAKGLIAKETSVHNNQGDILPARETNLPKRRLQSPEDQRYEELAMEIIAKDNSLVDILMPHPVRKTALDLMEGLFPVNISMLDKSHRKKGEGQHVQENDRKSGKGATEECPVSEHDAKRRSEDPTSEGNQILNRSRDSTNNLDDITSKKLELISSLRSKLQTLWEERELVLSEARECTERGEELEAMVQEVCKPNEFERYMMFIGDLEKVVSLLLCLSSRLARVQNAMRRIDGNTDAEEMQSLNERHKLLSRQREDAKDLKENLDRRERVVSGILAKYLTDQQLQDYRRFVQVKTSLLIEQKDLEEQIKFFKEQLENLEKSIPL, encoded by the exons ATGGCTTCATCTGGGAATGAGATAGAAAGATGGACTCACAGGCAAGGTGGCAGAATTGGAGAGCTGGTAGAGCCTGTGATCTCTCCTGAAAATGGTAATCATCTTTCACCGGTGAAGTCGATCGGCAGTGTAGATCATCTCTTGCACCTCCCTGGAAGAGTAGACTCTGCTTACAGCTCTTTCTCAGGGGCATCAAATGTTCCAGAGTATTCCACCCCATCGTGCTATGGTGAAAACTGCTGTTTGCCTCCAGAGCAGGTACCGTACATGGACTCAGAATATGTAAGAGGTATTTATAATCTCAGCGCAGCAAACTCTGACCTCAGATGCCTGCATCCGTACAAGGCACGAGACTTGAGCATGCATAACAACTCTTGCAGCACCAGTCTTGCTGAACGCTTTGGAAGCACTCCTACCCCAGGGACTTTAAATCAGGGACCGCTGCCTCGAGCTGCACCTCCGCCTTCTCCTCCCACGCGACTCGATAGCTACAAAGTCACTAGACACCTTGAAAACTCAAGAGGGAGACACAACTCTGGAAGTCGCAGTGACTGTAGTGTGCAGCCAGCTCCTTGCGTGCTGGAAAATCACCTAGCAGATAGGGATGTACCATGGAGTCAACACAGGGATGAAATTACTGAGCACGATATAGTGGCTGCTAGGAGAAAGACTGTGGAAGACAAGGGCCTTTCTTCTGATTCTGCAAATGAGGTGCCTATATCAAAAATGCAGGGGTTAAAGCTGGAGGAAAATGGAGAGTGGAGCCCATCCCAACAACCTATAAAGAGAAGCAATCCACACATTTTCAGCAGaccttcttcattcatttttcaagaATATTTAAAGACTGACTCTGTGGCTAATGTCCCTAAAATACTTTCTGCTTATAATTCAGTTCATGCTCATAAAATTCCTGAAGAGATGAACTCCAGGTCCTATCACCCAGTGCATGCCAACCCTAGCACTGTTAATGATACACAAGAAGACAAACCGTATCCCTGCGGTGTCTGTAAGCCAACTTTCAGAGAAGCAGATCTGCAAAGTGCAGCGCCGGAACCCAGCCAACAGTGCCTGCTCCGTGCCGAGTTGCATTCAGACTTGGATCAAGATGTGTTTGAGGACAGTTGTGACCtaaaatatatggaaaatgcTCTTCTAATTAAAAATGCTTCCAGGAAGCTGAGCAGCTGTACAGACGAAAATCAGTGCTATgactctgaaggaaaaaatgggcGTGATGTTAGGGAACCACTCCTGAATCAGCAAGCCAAAATGCAGAGATCGTCACTGTCCTGCAGCTACGAtactgcagaagcagagcacCCTTGCTGTGAGGAGTCGGATCAGGGAAATAGGCAATGCTATGATAATACTAaccaaatgtcttttttcagaCCAAAGGAAGATTCCGCATCTCAGGTTTTACATGAagtcaagaaagaaaaccaggctAATAACCGCAGTCCTGACCCCAGCATGCATCTAGAAGAGGAGGAACCTCCTGTTCAGAAATACCAACCTGAATTTCAAAAACAGCTCTTAAGACAGTTTCGGGATGATCTTGCTGGTGAAGAAATAACCAGGCAGACAACCCCCATGCTTTACTATCTTTCTGGGGGGAAACCCACCAACATCCTGCACCACAACAAGCTTGCCCAATGTCAAGAGGACTCAAGGAGCTCACCAAAGGAATTTCCAGCAAGCAGCTACTCTGCCTCAGCGCGATGTCTAGAGATACAAAGGGAAAGCAATCGGCTTCAAAGGACAAACCACCAACAACAGTGCAGTGCTGATGATCTCCTGCTCGAGACTGAAGATCTCATTCTCGGGAGTCCTGCTTCATCTACAGATGAGAGTTTCAAGAATGACTATAGAGAGAAACTTAAAGTGGCTCAGAAAAAGGTTCTGAGAGAaacttcctttaaaagaaaagatttacaGATGAGTTTGCCCGTTAGACTCAGACAGAAACCCTCTAAAAGGCCTTCAATTGAACACCTTAGGTCTTTCTCATTATCCAGTGCAAGCGAGGATGCCAAACCTGTTCCTTGTTCCCCTCCTCATCTAGAATCCTTGGAAAGTTTCAACAGAGATGAAGAAATTAAGAGGCCACAAACAGGTCGAATAGGTGGAAGGAAAAGGGTAACAAAGGAGCAAAAGAAGCTGTGTTATTCTGAACCTGAGAAACTCGATCAGCTGGCAGATAAGGAATTATCATGGAGTCAAGTCAGGGATGAAATCACTGAGCAAGAGATAGCGGCAGGTAGGAGAAAGACTCCGGAGAACAGAGGGAGGGCACTTTCCAGTTCAGGTATCTCCAGGATGGAGCTGAAACAAATCCAGCATACTGCACTTATCGAATACATGGAACGAAAGATTAATCAAAGACCAGGTAGTTCACAACACCTCCCGCTGCATAAGCCGCCCTTGCAGAAGAGGCTGTCACATCCCAGATCACCTCCTGGCAAGGTTTCCGATCCAAACGGGAGCAGGAAGGTGCAAAACAATGAGGTTTTCTGCCAGGctttctctaaagaaaaatcgccagatgtttttcctcctttggctTTTGTTCCCCCGCTGAGTGTGACCCGCAGGTGCGATCCCAGCTCTGATGCTGCCGGTGCAGCCACCTTGAAGCCCGGCCCCTCTCCCAGCAAAGTGGACGGGAGCTGCACCGGCAAATGTGCGTCAGCTGAAAGTCTCCCACGGGCAGACGCTCCTGCATCTGGGAGAGCTCGCGAGAGATCAAAATCGACTCCTACTTCCACACAG gaCACTCACAGATGTGCCAGTGGTGCAGCCGCACCGTCTCGGCGTTGCGAGAGCTGTCTCGGCACCCCCAG CTTCCATGATCCTGAGAAAGATGGATGCAAGAACCATGAATATAAAGCCAATGGCATAACTGGACACGCGTGTTGTCAGGATATGAAGGAACCGACTCCTGAAACCTCTATTCTTATCCCAAGAAGCGGAAGCAAGGAAGATGctcagctggaggaggagcGCAGAACAAAATCTCTGAATGGCAACGCTTTAATGAAGCgtccagagcagcagcctgcagcttcTCCAGAGCAAGTAAGGTACTGCCACACAATGCCAGCTCAGCCTCACCGAGGAGACAAAAATACAGCCAAAGGTTTAATTGCAAAGGAAACATCCGTGCACAACAACCAAGGTGATATTCTCCCCGCGAGAGAGACAAATCTGCCCAAAAGGAGACTGCAGTCTCCTGAAGACCAGCGATACGAAGAACTTGCTATGGAGATCATTGCCAAAGACAATTCTCTGGTTGATATTCTCATGCCTCATCCTGTCAGAAAAACTGCTCTGGACCTGATGGAGGGTCTTTTTCCTGTTAACATCTCCATGCTGGAtaaatcacacagaaaaaagggagaggggcAGCACGTGCAGGAGAATGA CAGGAAAAGTGGTAAAGGTGCAACAGAAGAATGTCCTGTATCTGAACACGATGCCAAGCGAAGGAGCGAAGATCCTACCTCTGAGGGAAACCAAATCCTGAATAGGAGCAGAGACAGCACAAACAACCTAGACGACATCACATCTAAGAAA ctGGAACTCATCTCCAGCCTCCGGTCAAAGCTGCAGACCCTGTGGGAGGAAAGGGAGCTCGTCCTCTCTGAAGCCAGGGAGTGCACCGAGCGAGGCGAGGAGCTGGAGGCGATGGTGCAGGAGGTCTGCAAGCCCAACGAGTTTGAGCGCTACATGATGTTCATCGGTGACCTGGAGAAGGTTGTGAGCCTCTTGCTCTGCTTGTCCAGCCGCCTCGCCCGCGTCCAAAATGCCATGAGGAGGATCGACGGCAATACAGATGCTGAGGAGATG CAATCGCTGAACGAACGGCACAAGCTCTTGTCTAGACAGCGGGAAGATGCAAAAGACCTGAAAGAGAATCTAGATCGTAGGGAAAGAGTG